The window NNNNNNNNNNNNNNNNNNNNNNNNNNNNNNNNNNNNNNNNNNNNNNNNNNNNNNNNNNNNNNNNNNNNNNNNNNNNNNNNNNNNNNNNNNNNNNNNNNNNNNNNNNNNNNNNNNNNNNNNNNNNNNNNNNNNNNNNNNNNNNNNNNNNNNNNNNNNNNNNNNNNNNNNNNNNNNNNNNNNNNNNNNNNNNNNNNNNNNNNNNNNNNNNNNNNNNNNNNNNNNNNNNNNNNNNNNNNNNNNNNNNNNNNNNNNNNNNNNNNNNNNNNNNNNNNNNNNNNNNNNNNNNNNNNNNNNNNNNNNNNNNNNNNNNNNNNNNNNNNNNNNNNNNNNNNNNNNNNNNNNNNNNNNNNNNNNNNNNNNNNNNNNNNNNNNNNNNNNNNNNNNNNNNNNNNNNNNNNNNNNNNNNNNNNNNNNNNNNNNNNNNNNNNNNNNNNNNNNNNNNNNNNNNNNNNNNNNNNNNNNNNNNNNNNNNNNNNTTTTTGGCTTTGGCCACTTTCAATGTATATAAGAAAAGTAGTCTCAGTTTAAGTTATCGAGTAAAGTGAAACAGAGCTGACAGTCTACtgtattcaattaaaacaaggATTACACAATCAAATGAGTAAGAATGTCAATTACAAACGTTGAAGCTTAAacttatattgttttcttagaTGGCACGAGGAGGCTTCTCGAGCAATGCAGAGAGATAAACCTCATCCTTTGATTTAGGTGAAATAGCCCACTTGTGTTTCTTGTACCTAAACTGCAGGAACATGTACATATAATCATCAAGATCCTTCTTTTTACAGAAGAATCTATCAATCCACAGTAACCCACCGGGTCTCAGCACTCGATCCCAATCATATAACACGAAATCCATCAGAAGAAGATCGATCCAACCATCCATTAATCCGGCGGTGTGAATCATATCCATTGTATTGTCGAAGAACGGTAGCCTCTGGTTCATGGAGATGTACAATGGGATCAAACCTCTCAAAGCAATCATCTCATTGAAAGGAGCTCCCAAGTTCAAAGCAGTTGTGATAATCGTCACGTTCTTCTCTCTCATTCTTGCTGCAAATGTCCCTGTCCCAACACCATAATCCAATCCAATCCTAATCTCACCTGGCTTGGCTCTCAGAACATCATCAATCATGAAGTCAACTAACAAAGTACTGTTTTTGACCCAtttctcactctctttctccattTCAAAACATCCACTGCATTTCGTGTAACCCCTTTTAGGGTTCTTGCTTGATAAACACGCGAAGTTCCTGCATTGGTAATTTCCCCATCTTACGTTTCTATCATCAGGTAGCTTCCACAATGACTCGTTGATCGGATAAGGTTTCTGGTATGTCATTGATGCTCTTGTCAAGCATCGTCTTCTAGGTAACGGATCACACCCGCCAAGTATCAACTTCTGTGCTAAGTTCCAGTCATCATCGCAATACGCTCCAACATCATAATCCATATACTTCTCTAACTCCATCTTCATCAACACACAAGCATGACCAATAGTGTTGGAAACTCTCTCTGTTCCAAACATGTTTATTTTCCCAACCCTATTATCCTTTGGTGTAATGTACTTCCTTATCTCCTCAATGAGAAACTTATTGATCAAAGGCTCTTCCTTTTCCGTTGTGTTTCTGATTCCTTCGGGTTTAGGTAACCGGATTTGCCTTAACCCGATATGAGCATAGTAAAATGGCTTCATCACTTCATCTTCAAGAAACTTCTTGATCTCTTTTTTGCTTCCGTCTTTgctcttctccatctcttttaCCGTCTTCTCTAGCTTCTCGTACAAGTTGTCCATCTTTTCTAGTACATCATCAACACGATCGTGCAGGGCCTTTAGATCGAACCCTTCGTTGCTGACTTCTTTGATTGTGTAAATATTGCGGCAAATGTCTTCGTTGTGCAAGAAGTAACCCGCGGAATGGAATCTATAGAGACATGAGAAGCTCACAGTGATCACTATTAACCCTAAGATCACTTGTAACCCTGCCATTAGTCTTCCTAATCGCCATCTAGGCAGACATGATCTCCCCATTTCTTATTCTTAACCGAAAGAGTTAATGTCTCTCAAGTGATTTATCtgacaaaacagagcaaagtgTAAATCGATTCGCTAGCTCTAAACACATTTTCTAGAGAGAACTAAACAGAGCTAAGCGGTCCTAATAACGTGATGATAGGTGAagggaaaaaaacattaattattacCAGGTAAGAAGAGATATGCCTTGATATGTTGATGGAAACCTCGGAGTATATGTTCCTCTCTGGTTTCTCCAGCAAAAGTTGAAGAGATTCATGAGTTTTGTTTCTCAACCTCAAAGCTGAAACGCTATTTGAATCTAGAGATCCGAGAGCTGCGGAGAaaaagtgtgtgtgttttgtgtctGCTTGAAGAATTAAGGAGCTGGAGATACTTAAAGCTTAAGCCTAAAGCTGACTTATTGTGACTAAGTTATTAGGACAAAACCCACTCACTGAGTGTCTCTCCCTCTCTATCTTTAACACACCAACGTGCCTAATTCCTTAATATTCggtattctctcattctctgcgtctttgaatatatataaaattcaaaagtcAACCATAAGCGATAAGTATATAAATAACACCAACATGCATACTTTACATATATGGCAAAAAAGTATACATGTGTGTATATATCATTAGacctaaaaaaattgaaaatgtataaaagacCAAAAACCTCGAAAAGTTGGAGTAATTGATTTGCTATATAGtgtgtgtaaatatataaacaaactaacaatatatataagacAATAATCGTATTACGTACTCGACAGGCTATCTCGTCCAGTCAATTCTTTTGTGGGTTTCAAATAAAATAGATCTTAACAGCATCTCGACAAGTGATGTGAGATTCAAACTTCTTTTGCCTTGACGATGATTGATGTGAAAGTTTGTTGGAAGTTTGAATACGTCTCTCTCTTCATATCCAATCTGACCTACTTTAAGTTGACAATTAGACCAActctttcattttgtaatttttttgtgggCTTCTTGTTCCAATCAACATCCAACGTCGTTTTTATGGGGCCCAAATTTTTGTAAGTAACGTGGAATTGGAATTAACTAGAACTgggaaaaaaatttaattccaaaataattaatcaaaccTAGCTATCGACATTATAATGAACCCCGCCGTAGCGTCAATTCAAGACAACAAGAGAGACAGTCACATGTGATGTCCATCCACTACTAAAGATGACGGGTGTGATTTGGTTGGTTTTTTAAAGCCTAAAATAATGATAAGAGGGTAAAGTTGAGTGGAatcgacccaaaaaaaaaaaaaccagaaaaattcTGATTGGATTTAAATGAGAGTTAAATACTGTAAGTATAAAATTTTTTTACTCAACGTTCTTGTACACGCTGACATTGCTATGTGGTCATACCAGACGTGTCCGTTGTTCTCTCCTTTTACTAGTAGTTTCTTTCTTTACGAAAATGATTAACCTATTATTATTAGACTTCAACGTTTTTCTCAAGTTGGATGTTCCTCTTCTGTCGTGTACTCCCATAAATTCGTATAAAAGCAAATCCGGTAACTTGACCCCTGAGGACGACCCCTTGGGctaaaaatcaaactttatgGTTGGAGGAACacattaattcaaaattaaataggTAGATGAATAGTACTATTGAATAGTGACGACCAAAGCAAACCGGAGCCTTAAACCAGAACATAACCGAAATATAACAAACACGGTATGTTGGTTAATACAAACAGTGGCCATGAACCGAGACAGAAATAAATGACAGATTCATCGACGACGTCGACACAAAAATATCATGATATTTCTTTCCATTTCTGTGGTTAAAAACAGCAATACTTCCTATACTGTAGTAGTCTATAAATAACATTCCAGCTTACGAACATGtaaatcttttctttattcttcttcttaattaataattattagggTTTGAATGGAGAAAATGGAGGGAGGCGAGGAGGATGCTACGGAGAAAGGATTGTTATTGGT is drawn from Camelina sativa cultivar DH55 chromosome 1, Cs, whole genome shotgun sequence and contains these coding sequences:
- the LOC104711485 gene encoding uncharacterized protein LOC104711485; amino-acid sequence: MGRSCLPRWRLGRLMAGLQVILGLIVITVSFSCLYRFHSAGYFLHNEDICRNIYTIKEVSNEGFDLKALHDRVDDVLEKMDNLYEKLEKTVKEMEKSKDGSKKEIKKFLEDEVMKPFYYAHIGLRQIRLPKPEGIRNTTEKEEPLINKFLIEEIRKYITPKDNRVGKINMFGTERVSNTIGHACVLMKMELEKYMDYDVGAYCDDDWNLAQKLILGGCDPLPRRRCLTRASMTYQKPYPINESLWKLPDDRNVRWGNYQCRNFACLSSKNPKRGYTKCSGCFEMEKESEKWVKNSTLLVDFMIDDVLRAKPGEIRIGLDYGVGTGTFAARMREKNVTIITTALNLGAPFNEMIALRGLIPLYISMNQRLPFFDNTMDMIHTAGLMDGWIDLLLMDFVLYDWDRVLRPGGLLWIDRFFCKKKDLDDYMYMFLQFRYKKHKWAISPKSKDEVYLSALLEKPPRAI